A DNA window from Hordeum vulgare subsp. vulgare chromosome 1H, MorexV3_pseudomolecules_assembly, whole genome shotgun sequence contains the following coding sequences:
- the LOC123441560 gene encoding cytochrome P450 734A1-like: protein MGTPAALLLAVPLAALAYVLRVLRILVWVPRRLERHLRRPGIRGPPRSLISGNGADYGALLAAAQSKPLASFHHAIVGRAAPQYREWAARYGRPFVFWLGPRPQLVVSGPEVAKAVLTDSTGAFEKGSTGSGNNPQSRQLIGEGLVGLTGEKWAHHRRVISPAFNMERVKGWIPEMSAMASSMLDKWEVQGGTRTEFEIDASKEFQTLSSDVISCVAFGSSYEEGKRVFQLQEEQIKLALLAMRTFYFPGFRFVPTKKNGRRNSLKQEIRNSLRKLIETNGRKCEDSKNLLGLMLSASKTDNGFKMGIEEIIDECKTFYFAGKETTANLLTWATLLLALDKEWQDKARDEVYQVCGKHKHPNAENLSNLKIRPGQRLLFEKKRTATKDVKLGKLDIPAGMQVNLPLVDIHHDVDIWGASAEEFDPSRFADGKSYHLGAYFPFGIGPAICVGQNLTMVEAKLVIAMVLQRFVLDVSPSYVHAPMMVMTLQPKYGAQVLVRKI from the exons ATGGGCACCCCTGCCGCCCTCCTCCTAGCCGTGCCACTCGCCGCGCTCGCGTACGTGCTTCGCGTGCTCCGCATCCTCGTGTGGGTCCCGCGCCGCCTGGAGCGCCACCTGCGCCGGCCGGGCATCCGGGGGCCTCCACGCAGCCTCATCTCCGGAAACGGGGCCGACTACGGCGCCCTTCTCGCCGCCGCCCAGTCCAAGCCGCTTGCCTCCTTCCACCACGCCATCGTCGGCCGCGCCGCGCCGCAGTACCGCGAGTGGGCGGCGCGGTACGGCCGCCCGTTCGTGTTCTGGCTCGGGCCCCGGCCGCAGCTGGTGGTCTCCGGCCCGGAAGTCGCTAAGGCCGTGCTGACCGACTCCACGGGGGCCTTTGAGAAGGGCTCCACCGGCAGCGGCAACAACCCGCAGTCTCGGCAGCTCATCGGCGAGGGGCTGGTGGGGCTCACCGGGGAGAAGTGGGCGCACCACCGCCGTGTGATCTCGCCCGCCTTCAACATGGAGAGGGTCAAG GGCTGGATACCAGAAATGTCAGCAATGGCCTCATCCATGCTGGATAAATGGGAAGTCCAAGGAGGAACCCGCACTGAGTTTGAGATTGATGCAAGTAAAGAATTCCAAACTTTGAGTTCTGATGTCATCTCATGTGTGGCATTTGGAAGTAGCTACGAGGAAGGAAAGCGAGTTTTTCAATTGCAAGAAGAACAAATAAAACTTGCCCTCCTTGCAATGAGAACCTTCTACTTTCCTGGCTTCAG GTTTGTACCGACAAAGAAGAACGGAAGAAGGAATAGCCTAAAGCAGGAAATCCGAAATTCTCTGAGGAAATTGATTGAGACCAATGGAAGGAAGTGTGAGGACTCTAAAAATTTGCTTGGCTTGATGCTATCAGCCAGCAAAACGGACAACGGATTTAAAATGGGAATCGAGGAGATCATTGATGAGTGTAAGACATTTTACTTTGCCGGTAAAGAAACAACCGCAAATCTGTTAACATGGGCAACACTTCTACTGGCATTGGATAAAGAATGGCAAGACAAAGCACGCGATGAAGTCTATCAAGTATGTGGCAAGCACAAGCACCCAAACGCGGAAAACCTGAGCAACCTCAAAATT aggccggggcaacgcctccttttcgaaaaaaaaagGACGGCCACCAAGGATGTGAAGCTGGGCAAACTTGACATCCCTGCCGGCATGCAGGTCAATCTGCCCCTTGTTGACATTCACCATGATGTCGACATCTGGGGCGCTAGTGCGGAGGAGTTCGATCCATCAAGGTTTGCAGATGGCAAGAGCTATCACCTAGGCGCGTACTTCCCCTTTGGGATTGGCCCTGCCATCTGTGTTGGCCAAAATCTCACGATGGTTGAGGCAAAGCTGGTGATTGCAATGGTCCTCCAGCGATTTGTGCTTGATGTCTCGCCATCCTATGTTCATgcgccgatgatggtgatgaccctCCAACCCAAGTACGGTGCTCAAGTTCTTGTCCGCAAGATCTAA
- the LOC123441571 gene encoding uncharacterized protein LOC123441571 produces MGTEVLRPHDCLSRVRHHAHAHAGSRRSPRPAARTRRGSARRGQAASPLPQQMRVKVAADTADAAYAGPAFGAMSPSPRALPLPRFSNSKTAAPATVDDSATRELRRLLGLERPTN; encoded by the coding sequence ATGGGAACGGAGGTGCTCCGGCCGCACGACTGCCTGTCCCGCGTCCGCCACCACGCCCACGCCCACGCCGGCTCCAGGCGGTCCCCGCGCCCGGCCGCGAGGACGCGCCGCGGCTCCGCCCGGCGCGGCCAGGCGGCGTCGCCCCTGCCGCAACAGATGCGAGTCAAGGTGGCGGCCGACACCGCGGACGCCGCGTATGCCGGGCCTGCGTTCGGCGCCATGTCGCCGTCGCCGCGGGCGCTGCCGCTGCCGCGCTTCAGCAACTCCAAGACGGCAGCCCCGGCCACCGTGGACGACTCGGCCACCCGGGAGCTCCGGCGGCTGCTGGGCCTCGAGCGGCCGACGAACTAA